One window of Alkaliphilus metalliredigens QYMF genomic DNA carries:
- a CDS encoding ABC transporter substrate-binding protein, protein MKKIMLAAVMLILVLSLIACNSIGEPSSVEGVKRLTVAQMAEPASLDVAAVSDVTSYWVIEQTGDRLVRLDNDMNLVPDLAENWEWIDDLTLEFYLREGVKFHNGEDFTAHDVEFTLKRRLDPDFGSPNFAFARDIDVDSIEVVDDYTIRFSTSRPYAPILFNMAHSSGVILNQKAVEEHGEDYGQNPVGTGPFKFVEWTPGNHVLLERFDEYWGGPADYEELQFRFITSSSNRLIELETGNVHIAESIAPSDLGAVESNNNMSLMRGMSVTTNYFGLNNNREPFNDVRVRQAMNYAIDVDTLIGVVYEGLGSAATAPMNTQVLDPGDRSDEIYQYGYDPDKARELLEEAGYPDGFEFSIMIDSNDTRVHTAEIVQNYLGEIGIKANIENVEWAVLLERAGNENDYDAVIMSWTTSTGDPEMASRPFYPPFAGAAGNRVFYQNHEVETILTEAMAETDISVREDMYIDAQIIIAQEAPWVFLHFGEQAVGIRSSIEGFELHPGQRHRLYDVRFSD, encoded by the coding sequence ATGAAAAAGATAATGTTAGCAGCTGTTATGTTAATACTTGTATTGAGTTTAATCGCATGTAATTCCATAGGAGAGCCATCAAGTGTAGAAGGAGTGAAGAGGTTAACTGTTGCTCAAATGGCAGAGCCTGCCAGTTTAGACGTGGCAGCAGTAAGTGATGTTACATCGTATTGGGTCATCGAACAAACTGGAGATCGACTTGTAAGATTAGACAATGATATGAATCTGGTTCCAGACTTGGCAGAAAATTGGGAATGGATTGATGATTTAACACTAGAATTCTACTTACGAGAAGGTGTGAAATTCCATAATGGCGAAGATTTTACAGCCCACGACGTAGAATTCACATTAAAAAGAAGACTGGATCCAGATTTTGGTTCGCCGAATTTTGCATTTGCTAGAGACATTGACGTAGACAGTATTGAAGTTGTAGATGACTATACAATTAGATTTTCAACCAGTCGTCCCTATGCTCCCATTCTGTTTAATATGGCCCATAGTTCAGGGGTTATTTTAAATCAAAAGGCAGTGGAAGAACATGGAGAAGATTATGGTCAGAATCCTGTAGGAACCGGTCCCTTTAAATTTGTAGAATGGACTCCGGGAAATCATGTATTATTAGAAAGATTTGATGAGTACTGGGGAGGACCTGCTGATTATGAAGAACTTCAATTCAGATTCATTACATCTAGTTCGAATCGATTAATTGAACTTGAAACAGGCAATGTTCACATTGCAGAATCCATAGCACCAAGTGATCTAGGTGCAGTTGAATCAAACAATAATATGTCATTAATGCGAGGCATGAGTGTAACAACAAACTACTTTGGATTAAATAATAATAGAGAACCCTTTAATGATGTGAGAGTTCGACAGGCTATGAACTATGCAATTGATGTTGACACTTTAATCGGTGTCGTATATGAAGGTCTTGGATCTGCTGCAACAGCTCCCATGAACACGCAAGTACTTGATCCCGGTGATCGATCAGATGAAATCTATCAGTATGGCTACGATCCAGACAAAGCTAGAGAACTCCTTGAAGAAGCTGGATACCCTGATGGTTTTGAGTTCAGCATTATGATTGATAGCAATGATACCCGTGTTCATACTGCGGAAATCGTTCAAAACTATTTAGGTGAAATCGGTATCAAAGCGAACATAGAGAACGTAGAGTGGGCAGTTCTTCTTGAACGAGCCGGAAATGAAAATGACTATGATGCAGTCATTATGAGTTGGACAACTTCAACTGGAGATCCTGAAATGGCAAGCAGACCCTTTTATCCACCTTTTGCAGGGGCAGCAGGAAATCGTGTATTCTATCAAAACCATGAAGTTGAAACAATCTTAACGGAAGCAATGGCAGAAACCGATATATCCGTAAGAGAAGACATGTATATTGATGCTCAAATTATTATTGCTCAAGAAGCACCATGGGTATTTCTTCACTTTGGTGAGCAGGCTGTCGGTATCAGAAGCTCAATAGAAGGTTTTGAACTTCACCCTGGACAAAGACATCGATTATACGATGTACGTTTCTCTGACTAA
- a CDS encoding dipeptidase: MKIFDGHTDIFTDVVDQFIEGEKRTLIEEHLPKLKEGEIVAGNFVFWDEPKYKDNSLERLQISLDIVDKVLQDSDQYFIKIEKEVDFHKAMDKNLLAIILGIEGLAPIKKDLDWIHRLHQYGVRTASLTWNEENQLATGLDGDVNRGLTQDGMFALKMMESVGILIDVSHLNEKSFWDVINYSSKPVIATHCNAYTLCKHKRNLKDDQIDAIKSMGGMIGVNAWPGFVDEKDPSVERVIDHIDHMIDRIGVDHVSFGFDFTDFLLPAPKKKNSIKRKPTERLLNACHAQNAIKVMRNRGYCENDIASIAYDNLKSFYSLNI; this comes from the coding sequence ATGAAAATTTTTGATGGACATACCGACATCTTCACAGATGTCGTTGATCAATTCATTGAAGGAGAGAAAAGAACATTAATTGAAGAACATCTTCCAAAATTGAAAGAAGGTGAGATCGTCGCCGGTAATTTCGTATTTTGGGATGAACCGAAATATAAAGATAACAGTCTTGAACGCTTACAAATCAGCTTAGATATTGTGGATAAAGTTCTCCAGGATTCGGATCAGTACTTTATTAAAATTGAAAAAGAAGTGGACTTTCATAAAGCGATGGATAAAAATTTATTGGCAATTATATTAGGGATTGAAGGTTTGGCACCTATTAAAAAAGATCTTGATTGGATCCATAGATTACATCAATATGGGGTTAGGACTGCGAGTTTAACATGGAATGAAGAAAACCAACTTGCCACGGGTCTCGATGGTGATGTGAATAGGGGATTAACTCAGGATGGGATGTTTGCTCTTAAAATGATGGAGTCTGTGGGAATTTTAATTGATGTATCGCATTTAAATGAAAAAAGTTTCTGGGATGTAATAAATTATTCTTCGAAACCGGTTATTGCAACACACTGTAATGCCTATACTTTATGTAAACACAAACGAAACTTAAAAGATGACCAAATAGATGCAATAAAGTCAATGGGAGGCATGATCGGGGTCAATGCCTGGCCTGGTTTTGTTGACGAAAAAGATCCTTCGGTTGAGAGAGTTATCGATCATATTGATCACATGATTGATCGGATTGGTGTAGACCATGTTTCATTCGGTTTTGACTTTACAGACTTTTTACTCCCTGCACCTAAGAAAAAGAACAGTATTAAGAGAAAGCCCACTGAAAGATTATTGAATGCCTGTCATGCTCAAAATGCCATTAAAGTGATGAGAAATAGAGGCTACTGTGAAAACGATATCGCCTCCATAGCATACGATAATCTTAAATCTTTTTACTCCTTAAATATATAA
- a CDS encoding amidohydrolase family protein codes for MTTTILKNAYLIDPTQEVKGWKDLEIIDGKVVKVCENINTINADKVYDLKGKLCVPGIIDTHVHLTLDGSNRGYYMLAKAGVTTALDMYGPPEKIYEHIHQYGTGINIACLAAQPQNTDNATHCDYDQHSIRKFIHSEMKRGALGIKLIGGHYPMSPELTKKFIQIANEEKAYIAFHVGTTNKGSNIEGFKEAIFLAEGNSFHVAHVNSYCRGQIQESIQEVQSAIELLSSNPHLVSESYLSRYNGTSGRCEKMIPISEVTSKCLIQNGFANTESGVENAIVAGIALVVANVGEINAFIENSEEALQYYRNKKGRVNLSFPINKIEAGLLLATAKNKAGDFIIPAISSDGGEIPRNVIIEKGIQMVKYGALTHEEFVLKTSVNPAKMLGLKNKGTLGIGFDADITVIDTAKEEPVMSMVMGEIIMHEGLVIGKKGRIITTDEGSDYVKMQNIDPYIVNIEDTLLYQRRNNK; via the coding sequence GTGACTACCACAATACTTAAAAATGCGTATTTAATAGATCCGACCCAAGAAGTTAAGGGGTGGAAAGATCTTGAGATAATAGACGGAAAGGTAGTAAAGGTTTGCGAAAATATTAATACAATAAATGCAGACAAGGTTTACGACTTAAAAGGGAAATTATGTGTTCCTGGTATTATTGATACACATGTTCATTTAACTCTGGACGGTTCAAATAGAGGTTACTATATGCTTGCAAAAGCGGGTGTGACTACGGCATTAGATATGTACGGTCCACCGGAAAAAATCTACGAGCATATTCATCAGTATGGTACAGGCATCAATATTGCTTGTTTAGCAGCCCAACCTCAAAATACAGATAACGCCACGCACTGTGATTATGATCAACACTCTATTAGAAAATTTATTCATTCAGAAATGAAGCGCGGAGCTCTGGGGATTAAACTAATTGGTGGGCACTATCCCATGAGTCCTGAGCTTACGAAAAAGTTTATACAAATAGCTAATGAAGAAAAAGCTTACATTGCCTTTCATGTAGGCACAACGAATAAAGGAAGTAATATTGAAGGATTTAAAGAAGCGATTTTTTTAGCGGAAGGAAATTCATTTCATGTAGCCCATGTAAATTCCTATTGCAGAGGCCAAATTCAAGAGAGTATTCAAGAGGTGCAAAGTGCAATTGAGTTACTATCCTCGAACCCTCATTTAGTTAGTGAGTCTTATCTATCAAGATATAATGGTACTTCCGGTCGATGTGAAAAGATGATACCTATTAGTGAAGTAACTTCTAAATGTCTTATTCAAAATGGTTTTGCTAATACCGAAAGTGGTGTGGAAAATGCTATTGTAGCAGGAATTGCCTTAGTAGTTGCAAATGTGGGAGAAATAAACGCATTCATTGAAAATAGTGAAGAAGCGCTACAGTATTATAGAAATAAAAAAGGTAGGGTGAATCTGAGTTTCCCCATTAATAAAATTGAAGCGGGTTTATTATTGGCTACGGCAAAAAATAAAGCTGGAGATTTTATAATACCGGCGATATCATCAGACGGAGGGGAGATCCCGAGAAATGTAATCATTGAAAAAGGGATACAGATGGTTAAGTATGGAGCCTTAACACATGAAGAATTTGTACTGAAAACTTCGGTTAATCCTGCAAAAATGTTGGGGTTAAAAAACAAGGGAACTTTGGGTATCGGTTTCGATGCTGATATAACCGTAATTGACACCGCTAAAGAAGAACCTGTGATGTCCATGGTAATGGGTGAAATTATTATGCATGAAGGGCTGGTGATTGGGAAGAAAGGAAGGATTATCACAACAGATGAAGGTAGCGATTATGTGAAAATGCAAAACATTGATCCGTATATTGTAAACATAGAAGACACACTATTATATCAACGACGGAATAATAAGTAA
- a CDS encoding DmpA family aminopeptidase, whose amino-acid sequence MKRIRDYGIRIGKGRPGPHNKITDVLGVTVGHATIKEGDVQTGVTAIYPHKGNLFKEKVVASSHVINGFGKTQGLLQVQELGAIETPILLTNTLNIGIVCDGLIEYMLEENKEIGVTTGTVNPIIGECNDGYLNDIRGRHVQKHHVFEALEKDTVDFDEGSVGAGTGMTAYGLKGGIGSASRRIRLSDREYTVGVLVLSNFGKLENLLLDGRKIGKWIDQKQKIGETQKQQETEDKGSVIIVLATDAPLSDRQLNRISKRVTVGLARTGSEIGHGSGDIVIAFSTKNLIAHESAKIVTKIECLAEEKLNEFFSGTIEAVEESVINSMITAETTVGRNQHCRVSLREYLDEYENEHK is encoded by the coding sequence ATGAAAAGAATTCGTGATTATGGCATTAGAATTGGCAAGGGAAGGCCGGGCCCTCACAATAAAATTACCGATGTTTTAGGGGTGACGGTAGGTCATGCCACCATTAAAGAGGGTGATGTTCAAACCGGAGTAACAGCAATTTATCCCCATAAAGGAAATCTGTTCAAAGAGAAGGTTGTTGCCTCTAGTCATGTAATTAACGGTTTCGGTAAAACCCAGGGACTACTCCAAGTTCAAGAACTGGGGGCAATAGAAACCCCGATCTTACTGACTAACACACTAAATATCGGGATAGTATGTGATGGACTCATTGAGTATATGCTTGAAGAAAACAAGGAGATCGGAGTGACTACGGGAACTGTGAATCCTATTATCGGAGAATGTAACGACGGGTATCTGAATGATATTCGGGGAAGACATGTGCAAAAACATCACGTCTTTGAGGCGTTGGAAAAGGATACCGTGGACTTTGACGAGGGCAGTGTTGGTGCAGGCACAGGGATGACCGCCTACGGTCTTAAGGGAGGGATAGGCTCTGCATCGCGAAGGATTAGATTAAGTGATAGGGAATACACCGTTGGAGTATTGGTATTATCGAATTTTGGAAAGCTCGAAAACTTATTGCTAGACGGAAGAAAAATCGGAAAATGGATTGATCAGAAGCAAAAAATAGGGGAGACACAGAAACAGCAGGAAACAGAAGATAAAGGCTCTGTAATCATTGTATTAGCAACGGATGCCCCCTTGTCCGACCGTCAGCTGAATCGAATCAGTAAACGAGTCACAGTGGGTCTTGCCAGAACCGGTTCAGAAATCGGTCATGGAAGCGGAGATATTGTCATTGCATTTTCCACGAAAAATCTGATTGCCCATGAGAGTGCTAAGATTGTAACGAAAATTGAATGCTTAGCAGAGGAGAAATTAAATGAATTCTTTTCAGGAACGATTGAGGCCGTGGAAGAAAGTGTGATAAACTCGATGATCACTGCTGAGACCACTGTCGGAAGAAATCAACACTGTCGAGTGTCGCTTAGGGAATATCTCGATGAGTATGAAAATGAACACAAATAG
- a CDS encoding arsenic resistance protein — MSFIDKLQSVIILGAVLLGLLLGQVSLVGSNAEHFILPFLTLMLFGVFLQIPLKHIGESFKNIKFTGSTVIMNFVWTPIFAWALGSIFLREIPAIWLGFIMLMVTPCTDWYLIFIGIAKGNVALGAAALPLKLLLQLLLLPFYLLVLGGSLVDINAGALLTGVTLVLMIPFILALIVRQGVIRRKGEAWFQDRLLPSLSFTQIIFLSLAIVAMFASQGEILMNNPAILLKLLLPTLIFYIVNFVIGQVIGRLLKLSYEDTVAFNFTTLARNSPVALAIAVASFPDEPLIALALVIGPLIELPILAVISQLLLIIGKPNKLKNCQN; from the coding sequence TTGAGCTTTATTGATAAATTACAATCGGTCATTATTTTAGGTGCTGTTTTATTAGGATTATTACTAGGACAAGTATCCCTAGTTGGATCAAATGCGGAGCACTTTATCCTTCCCTTTCTCACATTGATGCTCTTTGGCGTGTTTTTACAAATCCCCCTAAAGCATATAGGAGAGTCCTTTAAAAATATTAAGTTCACTGGTAGTACTGTGATCATGAACTTTGTTTGGACACCTATTTTTGCATGGGCTTTAGGAAGTATATTTTTACGAGAGATACCAGCTATTTGGCTGGGTTTCATTATGCTAATGGTAACACCGTGTACTGACTGGTATTTAATATTTATTGGGATAGCCAAGGGGAATGTGGCATTAGGTGCAGCCGCTCTGCCTCTCAAGCTTTTATTACAGCTTTTGCTATTACCATTTTACTTATTAGTCTTAGGAGGGTCTTTAGTCGATATCAATGCAGGGGCATTGTTGACAGGAGTTACATTGGTGTTAATGATTCCATTTATATTAGCACTGATTGTTCGGCAAGGGGTCATAAGGAGAAAAGGCGAGGCATGGTTTCAAGATAGATTGCTTCCTAGTTTGTCCTTTACTCAAATTATTTTTCTTAGCCTGGCGATTGTAGCCATGTTTGCATCCCAGGGAGAAATTCTAATGAATAATCCTGCTATCTTGTTAAAGTTACTATTACCTACTCTGATCTTCTATATAGTTAATTTTGTCATTGGACAGGTAATAGGGCGATTACTAAAGCTTTCTTATGAAGATACAGTGGCATTTAACTTTACGACACTGGCTAGAAATTCTCCCGTTGCTCTGGCTATTGCAGTGGCTTCTTTTCCTGATGAGCCCTTAATCGCTCTTGCTTTAGTGATTGGTCCTTTAATAGAATTACCTATATTGGCTGTAATCTCTCAACTTTTATTGATCATTGGGAAGCCAAATAAATTAAAAAATTGTCAAAATTAA